In Lathyrus oleraceus cultivar Zhongwan6 chromosome 2, CAAS_Psat_ZW6_1.0, whole genome shotgun sequence, the DNA window tctgagtgtattagctaggcttatttcctgctaggtgtgtgattccgctgctatgaactctgttatggggatcaaagtgttttagccaaaaatttgtcaaagggggagtttgtaggtgcttaattggctgcattatatggtaaaacactagctggttactaatgtcttggctgatgtcatgacatggtatgtatgtgtgactacattgtaggttagaatatctaactgtactctggtgtcttgactgatgtcatgacacacttgagtagttactgcaggattagctaacacaggatttattgaatgtcaaactggatgctgtgacattcatacctgtcagcagatactaaggaatagaacagttggtgttctgttagaacttagtatttatttccagtctggttatcaaggaaagaccagacctggcataaggcctactgactgaatgtcaaactggatgttatgacattcatcattgacagtagctactgaacattagacagagtggtgttctgctatacttcagcatgttacttagtctgttcttcaagagaataacagaactaacttaaggccaaatgtgtaaatgttaaattggacactttgacatttattaatgtaagctattactgtagtatggtcattttgatcatgtacaggtcagcaaaattgtacagtctgttttctggaaaaacagactcagcatatggaccttgatgtcaagctgaatgtcgtgacattcattcctgacagcatatgctatattgtaggttgttcagttttctgtttcagctttttctcaggctattcttcagggattcaacagctgagagaaaatccaggaaatcaacaaccaagctacatttaatgaacctaacaaatagcctatttgttagtaacctaaatgttgaatttatgggaactcgcgtgaccttaaattcaggagaatacaggtgcaaaagcccaggtactgcaatataaaagaaaggtgttccttcattcagtttcggggattttgaggcgtgaagattttgtgtgtccatcatacttcactgctgtatttttgtgagtcttgtattagacgtatcttgtaagtcaagccattatcaagtagatgattgttgtggcatagggtgttcattgagttgtaagtgttgtgtcgctcaaagcttttaagcgcgagtgttgtgtatcttgattaaagctgtgaagcacaatcaagagttgtttgaagtgtgacttcaaattgtctttaatattgattaaaggtagtaatcactgaggtgattgagggggagtgagtaggaactctgatcttagtgtaagattgaaattgcattgggtagggattaagtgataagttataaacgggtgagtttagctttgaattaatactactaatagtggatttcctccctggcttggtaacccccagatgtaggtcatgttggactgaactgggttaacaattacttgtgttatttactgcacttacgtttaagttctgcataattcctgtctgtgcagaattggatgtcataacaacccgtgtgacatctaaagtctgataactagaatttcactccatataccttgatttgtTTCACTAGTTTCGTAACATtagtgaagaaatcagttatgctttcattgtcttccatctgaagcaattcatacgtccttttgtgagtttctaacctcacctctttcaccttctccgcgcctccaaatgacttctccagaatttcccatgcttctttcgctgactctacatcactaacattttcaaagttatctgcatcaacacatttATGGATTATAAAGAaagctttataatctttcttcttcaattctttatgtaCGACCTTTTTTTGATCTGCCGCGTTgtctgcaagcgttgttactcaTTCCTTCACTAGATCCCAAAGGTCTTGATAACATAACACAatctttatctgcttgcaccaattctcataattgttgttcttgagaatcggaaGATTCGCTGGAAAATGCATGTTTGGATGATTCTTTGCCATCGTGATTTTCTTTCCACGAATCACTCaaaccggagctcttgataccagatgttggatatccaccacaacctatgaagaatttctatcaatcttgTTGAACAAGATTTTTATCACCCACATAATGAAaatgaaagaaaagaacaatggagaaagaaagaaagaataAAGAACGTTTGAGAAAAAGAATActttctgcagagtttctctctgcccacaatATGTGGAAATCTTTTTATTCACTTTACAACTGCAAAATTatgtgaatacaatgttatgaatacaacattacaagaataagggttactcactttatttatagatttaggttaacttacTCCCTAAGTCAAAGTCTAAAACTATAAAAGCCAAAAATAATTAACACTATTAAAAATAGGCCTAAGTGAAAATCCAGTGTGAAGTAACATGCTCTGACACTTCGACACACTAGTACAACTCgacacactaggtgattcgacacttccttgcttctgtcgaACAACCTGCTTCGACATAAGAAATTACAATTCAATCGCCGTCACTTCGGTTCATACAAACTAAAATCGAGAACTGAAGCAAACCACCTCAGTTTTCATCGATTTGTTTTGATTTTTGAACCGATCTAGAACAATTATACATTTTTTATTTAGTTTAACTTGATTATCAatttaatctatttttttaatcGTTACACTATTACCAAAAtgaataatttattttaatttataatatAAATTAATTTCTTTTTTTCAATTATACAATTTAATTATTATTACTACTTTCATTACTCTTAATATTGAATAATgattattttaataaaaatatcatTTTGTCCTTTTCACTTCTATATTTATTATGTAAAATAATAAATTGGTTCATTTATTGTGTGATTGAGAGATTTAATTATAATCATAATAATTAATAgtttaataataataatgcattTCATTTCGCCACGTTAAATTAAAGTACAGGAATCCAAAGATTCCAAGTTCCGACTTGCAATATTAATTAATATTCCATACTATTCATGtgatttttcttttttcaattaCTTTAAATTTATTTTAACGTTTTTTTTCCTTCATATTTTCCCCCCTTTTCAACCTAAGTCTTTAAGatataaattaatattaattatattatttaattaaaaaaattattaatttatatattttataatttatttatattaatgtataaatataaataaatattattgtCAAAGATCAAACTCTAAATTAGTACTAGTTTACACccatttaatttaattaatatttataaattaagCTAATTCATCCACTCAATTAATTTTAATCATATGTTCATTGAATATTTAAATATTTAACTTATTATTgaaattaaatatattaattatttgatcaatttaaaatataaaatatttttttacaatAATGGTTAGAGAGAATAGAATAGAACCGAATATTCTAAAAATTTAAGTTTAGGTAAAATATAAAActaaaaaatttatttaaatataaaaaatattatatagAATCAAACTACCATAAATTCTTTTGACAAAAAGGAAAATAACTACATAATAgtatatttataaaaaaaatgatataatacttatataaaatattataaatcatataagtaatatattttatataaatagtagaaatttgattaaaataaaaaaatatatatgtaAAAATTAGTGTATGAATTTTGTTAGTGGGAAAAAGACGCGACGACCCGAATACGCGAACCAAATCTTTTTGTAATGAATCTGAATTTTGTTCCctttctttatttattattatataAATGAATCTCTATCTTCTTCTTTTCACCTTCGTTTTCACTTTCATTCATTCCACCAAAAAAAATTATGGAACTTAACTTGGATTTGACTTTAGCCTCTGTTCCCAAAACCGTTTCTCATTTCCTCAACGAAGTTTCTCTCACCAAAGACTCATCTCAGAAGCTTTCAATGCTCGATGACTTGGTTCGTAGATTGGAAGAAGAAATGAACAAAGTGCTCGCTTTCAAACGCGAACTTCCTCTCTGCATACTCCTCGTTAACGATGGTAATTTATTCATTAATTTCGGATTTCACTTTTTTGTTATCattttttgttgattttttttgTTAATTGATATCTTGATGATTGGTTCAGCTATAGCAAGATTGaaggatgaaaaagaaaaagtTAGGTTAATCAAAATGCGAGATCCAGTTTTGGTGAATGAAAACTCTGATAATAAGATGAATTGGATGAGTTCAGTTCAGCTTTGGACTAATCAGACAAAATCGGTAAttctcaattttttttaaattctgATGATAAATTGTTGTAGTagttttgattttgattgaattgaTAGAAAATTTGGTTTGATTTTTTCTGTAGAAGAATGAAGATGGTGATAGGTCTGTGTCACAGAAGAGTAATGGTGGAGGGGTATTTATGTCATTTAATGAAAATACTCGTGTTCCTTTGAAGGAGGTTTCTCAGGTTCCGAGTTTTAGTTTGGTCTCTGAAGTGAGTCATGGAAATTCTAAGAGTGGTTGTGATCGAAGTAGTTCTAGTTCGTCTTTGTTGCGCGTTGAGATACAGAATCAACAGCCGCAGCCACCTCAGCCTTTGCTGCAAAGTTCCAGGAAACAAAGGCGAAGCTGGTCGTCCGAGCTTCATCGCCGATTTGTTGATGCTCTTCAACAGCTTGGTGGAGCACATGGTAGATTGTTTGTGTTCAGTTTTATTCTTTTTCTTGTTAATTGTGTTGTGCGTGTGTGTGGTGTTTTTGATTTATTCTGTTGTAGGATTTTTCTTAGTCTCAATTTTATTTTGGATTTGGGAATAGAGTTGTTTGTCCAATTAGGAATTGAAATTGTGGGTGTAGGAAGCGATAGATTCGCTGAAACTGGAAAACATGTGGATTTAGTGTAGTTCATCGATATCGGTTGTTGGATGGAGATCACACAGTTTTATAGATGTAAAAATATCCAATCTGCATCCAACAACGGAGATCGCAACTGCAGGAATCCAATTCTTATGTGTGGCCATTAAGATTAATTTAAGCCTCAACTGTCTGAACTGTCTAATCAAGATCACACGACCTGTACTATAAGTTTGGTTTATCAAATTTAAAGTAATCATAAAAACAAACTCAAAATTTTGATCAGACAATTCCAACTGACTATATGGATTTTCCGACTTTACACAGAATATGTAAGGTGTGAGCCTAATTGGTTTTAGTTTTTTTGTAGCAGCCACTCCTAAACAAATTAGGGAAAAGATGCAAGTGGATGGATTAACAAATGATGAAGTGAAAAGCCATTTGCAGGTGAGTAACAGTATTTCATCTCAAAACACTAAACCTTATTATAACCATCATTAAGAACATCATTAGTTTCTGCATATTTGTCTCTCTTATTAATTGTTATGTCATGTCAAAAACTTATGTAGTACATTTGTATGGTCATGCAGAAATACAGGCTTCATGTTAGAAGATTCCCAGTTTCTTCAATTGAGGAGGCTAATAAACTCGCCTTATATATGATCGAAGATCAAGATACATCAAAGGGAAATTTATCAGAGTCTGTTTCACCACAGGGTCCTCTTACTCCTATTCTCATTGGAGGATCCGTTAAAGGTCTCTCGAGCCATGGAAGAAACAGCGTGGATGCAGAAGATGAACAATCAGATTGCAGGAATTGGAAAGATGATCGGGAGCAGCAACATGAAGCCGAATAATCAGAGTTTCTAAATTTTTGCAgataatataatataataaagCATAGCATATAGGTGAAGGCTGAGAATTTAACatcataaaaatattatataCTATCTAACAAAGAGAACTACAGAGAGATTGAGTTTTATGCCATAGTTTTTTTTCCAATATAACTATGCTATGGTTATTTTAGACTGTTGTGGAAAGAGCTGTTGAAGGAGGTTATTGTTGTAACTAGTGCCATTTTCATAGATGAATTTTCATTCATGTTCTGAGCTTAATTTCTTTATGTTATAATTTGGCTTTTAGGTGTTGGATTTTGTGTAAATGGCACACAATATGGAATCCACCTTAGAATTTTCCATTTTGGATGTTGCAATTATTCGAGTAACACTTCCATGAAAAGGTACATGGATTGGTGCCTATCATATATGTTTTTGTTTCATGAAAAGGAAATTGTTGAGTGGACAAAATTCATGTGTTGTTCTTAGCCATCCATTCATGTGCTAGCCATCAATGTTTATTTTGGGATATATTGAACTTACAAGTTTTTCTACTTCAATTATCTTAAAGTGCAAAATCTGTCGCGTACCCTATTCTTGATAGCATTGGAATATTGATAGATATTGTGCTTGAATTTTATAGAAATGAATGTGCTTTTCAGCATTTTGGCTGGATCTTATTAAGGATGACACATAAAGTGTCAGAATATTTCAAGCAGCGTATAAGTTGTCgtttctctttttttttaaaGTAATAATCCAACTTTACGGTGTTCTTTCAGCGATGTTTTATTTTTTGTTTCTATGTTTTTTTAATGGAAACTTTGGTTTAGCAAGAATATTAATTTCCATGTCTTTCTGGTGTAATTTGTTGAGTTTAATTGTTATGCAATACcaattgaatttttttttgataaCTATTCAAATGtattatttaaagaaaaataaaaataaaaataaaacatttcAAATAAATTGTGATAACAATTAATTAAAAGTATAAATTTTTATACCGTTAATATTTTTTTTAGGAATTAATTACTATGCAATGCCAGTGTAAAAGAATTTACGCTGTCGATTtatcaccatcacccgtttgcattattttataggtttttaaaataaaaatcaaactcATTTCAATATCCAACATTTAAGATTAACggacggtgtaaaatccttttacattgttactgtatttcaattaaatcctttTTTATACAtgattcaattaaattatacaaaTAAATATTTGTAGAGTCATTGTTTAAATATGTTGGGTAATACTAACTTGTATCCTAGGAGCACATGTTAAGAATTAATTATAGATTTTCTATTTATGAATGGCTTAATATATGTCCGTCCTTGGAGCACAAGTTAGTATTACCGAAATATGTTTTTGAAACTTACAATACCATAATTATAAAGTGTAATTGGTCACATTTGAGTTGCGCGCTAGACCGTCTTAGCATCTTTGTTCCGGATTTGCACATGCATTGCCATCAATATTTAGGACACAAGATTTATTGTCACAATGTTTCCAAAACACTTACCTTAAAGGCCGCAAAGAGGGAAAAACTTGAGTTATCATGCACTCGTTGTGATATGTGATGTTGCAAATGATAAACTTGAATTACCACACACGTTCTCACAAGGTCCTTCACCACAGCATCCCACCAGCAAAAGGCAAAGAAAAAGAGCCTAAAACAGGTGATGAAAAGGAACTGTGGTCAGCTTTCAATGTTGCAGTCCTTCAGTGGATCTATGCAACAATCTCACATGATTTGTTGCATGCTATTATTGAATCTGATGCCAAGGCAATGGATGCATGCAATAAGTTGCGTGATATCTTTGAAGACAAAAAAATCCTAAGAATATAACTCTTGAACAAGAATTATCTCTACCAATATGGAGGATTTTCCGAATGTCTCTATTTAGAGGTGTTCGCGGTACGGTTTAGATGATTTTAACGTAAAAAGTCATCTAAACCGCGAGATAAAAAAGCATGCGGTTTGATTTAGTTTTGTTAGATTTTAGAAATAAAACTGAATCAACCAAATCAAATcaatgcggtttgggttggttcagttttttacaatatttttattgagTCATACAGACAAATATAGAGGACAACATAATTTTATACTTAGTCATTTATAGATTATCAAATAACAACAAAAATTATCATATTTGGACAATAATTTTTCATTTAATATACAAAAATCAAATTAAacaaaaatgaattaaaaaatataaaatagtagcataaaataatatcaaaaacattataatgaaaaaaaaagaggagAGAAGAGACTAAAGAAGATGAAAAAGATAGAACATAAGATATAAGAGATTATAGAAGAAGAGGGGCGGTAAAAATATAATTGGAAGGGAGAAGACTAGCATAAAAATGTGAAGATGAAAAATAAAGAATATAAGAGAGGAGATATTAGGGAAGAATAAGTGAGATGCACCTAGGAAAGAAGATGAAAAGAAGGCGCAATACATCTAAGAGATACTTGAGAAAGATGAAACTAAAAACGTAAGTTTGAGGAAGAAAAAATCGTTCAAAATCGTAAGTCTAATGCATAATAAGTTTGGATTTTTGTTTGATGTCGGTTAAGTAAAATATGGGTTGTAACATAATACGGTTTAATTTggttcggtttgcaaaatacaagCCGTAAAACGAACAAAACCGCGTGACTTTGTTAAAAAATGACTCAAACACATCCGAACCAAATGCAATTTTTGCGGTTTTCGGTTTGATTTGGTTCGGTTAGTAGTTTTTTTATTGCGTCGGTTTGTTTTTGAACTCCCATATGCATATTGTcaatgaaggtgagaaaaacatAAGAAAAGGAGGTTGAATTgtattttctttttctcttaAAGCTTTTTCTGCTTTTGTTTATGATGGTTCTTAATCAGATTTTGAACACTTTGTTCAAAGTTTGACTTCAGAAAATTTTGGTTTACTTTTGAGGGTCCTTACCAGATTTTGAAACAGAATCTGACTTGGAGTATCATAGTTAACAACAACGGAATATTAAGTGCAGAAGCAAGAAAAGTAAGAGACTTTTGTGCTCAAgcacacaagtaagagacttcaAATACTCATGCACTAAAGCAAGAAACTTATCACTCTATAACAAACTTTAAGAGATTTGGGTAACaaatacacttgatatacaatcagaggtgcAAACAAAATACAACTTAGAAAGACTCTAATACTTAAGAACTTCTAAAAATATACACAATGTTAAAATATTCTAAGTCTAGCTTGTTTTTGACAGAGTAACTTCTCTTTGAAATGTCAAGGTTCAGATTCTGTAAAGCGGTGTGTTGTATTATTGTATTTGTTCTCCGAGTCTGTTGCTCCTTAAATAAAGAGGAGAGAAAGAGGCATTCaagactttcaccaaaaggttGGATAACCTTTGTAATTGATTAGACACGTAAAAAAAACTTTCTGCAAGAGGAATTACCCGTTGAAGCTTAGACATCAAACATGATATTTTTCCTTAAGTCTTCCCGTGATCAAAAGGTCTTTGGGTCTATCAGAGTTGCCTTAATTGAAGTGACTCTACTTCAGAGGTTAACTTTCTTCAGACTTCACTCTTCAGAGGTTGATCACTTTAGAGTCCAATTCTTTGCTTCTAAAGCTTCAGAGTCTGGATTACTAGAGGTTGTCTTTCTTCAGAGTTGATTTCTTCAAAGTCTGGATCCTCCAAAAGAGATAGAGTCTTCAGAAGTGATCTTCAAAGTCAGAGTTTGAACTTCAGATGCAGAATCCTCAAGCATCAAGCATCTTTTCATTTGTTCTTAGTCATATAAACATGCATAGTTGAACAGATAGTAGAAtacccaattgttctttaaaACCGAAGGGATATGGTATtaaccaattttgttccaacagTCAACGACTCAAGGAATTAGTGGATTAACTCAAGAACGTCGGAGCACCGGTTTCAAACAACAATTGTGTTCTTCAAATGGTGGACAACCTCACTGAGGCTTATAATGGAGTTGCAACACTCATTCGCCAAAGTGGTTCTCATCCATACTTCTGTAAAGCTCGTTCCATGCTTACTTTAGAAGAAGTTAATCTCATGAATAATGTTGCAACCAGTGTAAGTGTCGACATGCTAACTCGCGACACTAACGACTCTTTTCCCCTTTCTGAAAATTCCCATAAAAACCACAATAATAATGGTGGTAAGAAGGGTAAGAATCATCATAGCAGTAGTGGGAACGGTGATGGCGGCGAAAATGGCAAGAACGGTGGGGGGAAGTGGTCGCGACGGTGATAGGTGGCAAAATATGGTACATAAACACAAGGAAATCATTGCACTTATTAGTTTACTTCATAAGTTAAGAGTATAAAAACCTCATCCTTGATGTGAATACCAGTTGTGTTAGGATAACATCTGATTTATGCATTTTCACCAAAGTTCAACTCCCTTTTATAGGGTTTTTTCTAAGGAAAAAGTGTGGAAGGAAAAGCAAAGAAGGCAAGCTTCAGCAGCAGCATTGAGCGAGCTCCTAGCAAGCAATGCAAATAGAAAATCAGAATGTGGCGCTTCTAGCATGCTTGAAGTGAGCAAATAAGGAAAATCCAGAGAGTTTCACTTCTAGCACGCTTTAAGCGAGAGAGAAATATGCCAAATTTCAGAGAGTTATGCTTCAAGCATGCTTGAAGCGAGAGCAAAGGaggaaaattttctaagtctCCAAAAGCATGACGCGCTTAGCGTGGTTGTAGCGAGAGCTCCCTTAGCCTGACTTTTTGGGGCTAAGCGATATAAGGCGCTATAGGTTGTTGACGTGTCAAATTGCTTCATGGTGAAGAATGGTTGTTGCGCTTAGCACGGCTGGACTGGACTTAGAGCGAGTGTGATTTAAAGGATAATATATATACCACTCACAATATCAAAACTAGAGAATATTTTTATCATATTTTACCATTTTTTTCAGATGAGAAACAAACTGTTGGAAGAGAAAAAAGTCAGATCTTGAGGAAGTGAAGGTGGATACGCATAAATCATCAAGAAATCAAGATTGATGCTCATTCATCTATATTCTTCTAACTTATACCAAGCTACCATGAGTAGCTAATTCCGTTTTTGTTGGGATTAGACGTAGTTAACTATAATCATATGTATCTTTTCTTATCATTATTGTATGAACTAGTTAAGAATCAATATTGATGATATCTTTAATTACATGTTACTTTTATGGATTTGAATTATTATTTAGAAATACTTTTCGAATCCCGACTTAAGATAATCATCTATTAAAATCTAAAATATAGAAATAGGTTTAGATTTAATATTCAATCCTTGTATCAATTCTTAATGCTACTGTATTGATTAATAGGCCGGGAGATCATCCATTAAACAATACGCTAGGACCCATGGCATTATTTAGACATAAACGACGTCGATGAGCGATACGAGATAATAGTGATTAATAACTAGGATTCATATAATCGACTAGGAGAATACATGTGATATATGTTAATGAAATCTAATCCCGATAAGTTTATCTATTTGTTCATTTACTTAAATATTTACCATTTTACATTTCTTTAATTTGCGCAATCAAATATCATGTAAACCCTTCACttataattttattaattgtTGAA includes these proteins:
- the LOC127120348 gene encoding transcription factor HHO5 isoform X1, translated to MELNLDLTLASVPKTVSHFLNEVSLTKDSSQKLSMLDDLVRRLEEEMNKVLAFKRELPLCILLVNDAIARLKDEKEKVRLIKMRDPVLVNENSDNKMNWMSSVQLWTNQTKSKNEDGDRSVSQKSNGGGVFMSFNENTRVPLKEVSQVPSFSLVSEVSHGNSKSGCDRSSSSSSLLRVEIQNQQPQPPQPLLQSSRKQRRSWSSELHRRFVDALQQLGGAHAATPKQIREKMQVDGLTNDEVKSHLQKYRLHVRRFPVSSIEEANKLALYMIEDQDTSKGNLSESVSPQGPLTPILIGGSVKGLSSHGRNSVDAEDEQSDCRNWKDDREQQHEAE
- the LOC127120348 gene encoding transcription factor HHO5 isoform X2, yielding MELNLDLTLASVPKTVSHFLNEVSLTKDSSQKLSMLDDLVRRLEEEMNKVLAFKRELPLCILLVNDAIARLKDEKEKVRLIKMRDPVLVNENSDNKMNWMSSVQLWTNQTKSKNEDGDRSVSQKSNGGGVFMSFNENTRVPLKEVSQVPSFSLVSEVSHGNSKSGCDRSSSSSSLLRVEIQNQQPQPPQPLLQSSRKQRRSWSSELHRRFVDALQQLGGAHATPKQIREKMQVDGLTNDEVKSHLQKYRLHVRRFPVSSIEEANKLALYMIEDQDTSKGNLSESVSPQGPLTPILIGGSVKGLSSHGRNSVDAEDEQSDCRNWKDDREQQHEAE
- the LOC127120348 gene encoding transcription factor HHO5 isoform X3; the protein is MELNLDLTLASVPKTVSHFLNEVSLTKDSSQKLSMLDDLVRRLEEEMNKVLAFKRELPLCILLVNDAIARLKDEKEKVRLIKMRDPVLVNENSDNKMNWMSSVQLWTNQTKSNEDGDRSVSQKSNGGGVFMSFNENTRVPLKEVSQVPSFSLVSEVSHGNSKSGCDRSSSSSSLLRVEIQNQQPQPPQPLLQSSRKQRRSWSSELHRRFVDALQQLGGAHAATPKQIREKMQVDGLTNDEVKSHLQKYRLHVRRFPVSSIEEANKLALYMIEDQDTSKGNLSESVSPQGPLTPILIGGSVKGLSSHGRNSVDAEDEQSDCRNWKDDREQQHEAE